Proteins encoded by one window of Electrophorus electricus isolate fEleEle1 chromosome 17, fEleEle1.pri, whole genome shotgun sequence:
- the dact3a gene encoding dapper 1 isoform X1, with protein sequence MHRAFYFPIATERSRYKERLEASLAGLCELEMLKQRHECLVRSALTLGDTVSGRAAWGVLRPPHAFADSPNRTQYISGLGGQQGLMADLQQQVGELRVDTESSCVKHPNDAGYSGPNSGFHEQSERQSPLDSGELSPRTMFPMQLPSTSERPKTAGDVLVTSLDGLQDGGGRCLVPRSLSSPQTPLTGATEKVVEGEVWLWPAGYEAGEDGPPAVDAHGQVQRVETYIMGLIQRRLLTSRQCKPRPSLGPEARGVARQSSLCRKAPPFAAEHSGASPGTERPVWASYSLEEERLGGMSPEEQLAMRYPRPTLAGVYSTSPDFPCGPPQHSSSEADSPQQYSLLRSPSSDEQLVNAQYIPAQPCRAPARARMNRTPAAPKAGRPAYSPERVAAKPRATPKKCRFTEERAAAKKPGRKACRSQSENSLLSQRGVPERKYSTVERDTGRVGQPRGRRAQGSLGHRRWRSTLELSQDEAEPPPEQAIRRSRRSRPAPSPYVYNQVPHHLHHPHQLHQPHLHSECMPHTSPCRQDGGYKHVVSGDWESSLSEGESPGSSSMTSDSDESGGLVWPQQLAPQLAPPGAPLQSKALVKIKASHALKKKILRFRTGSLKVMTTV encoded by the exons ATGCATCGCGCTTTCTATTTTCCGATTGCCACGGAACGCAGTCGATATAAAGAGCGATTGGAAGCGAGTTTGGCAGGGCTTTGTGAACTTGAGATGCTAAAACAACGGCATGAATGCCTGGTTCGAAGTGCCCTGACCCTCGGAGACACCGTCTCTGGCCGAGCGGCTTGGGGTGTGCTTCGGCCACCGCACGCTTTCGCCGATTCTCCAAATCGAACGCAGTACATCTCGGGTTTGGGAGGGCAACAG ggattAATGGCAGACCTTCAGCAGCAGGTGGGAGAACTGAGGGTTGATACAGAGAGCAGCTGTGTGAAACACCCTAATGATGCAGGATACAGTGGACCAAACTCAG GTTTTCATGAGCAGAGTGAGCGTCAGTCTCCTCTGGACTCAGGAGAGCTCTCTCCCAGGACCATGTTTCCCATGCAACTGCCCAGTACCAGTGAGAGACCCAAGACTGCTG GGGACGTGCTTGTGACCAGTCTTGATGGGCTGCAGGACGGTGGGGGGCGCTGTCTGGTTCCCAGGTCTCTCTCATCACCTCAGACACCCCTGACAGGTGCCACAGAGAAAGTAGTGGAGGGAGAGGTGTGGTTGTGGCCAGCAGGTTATGAAGCTGGGGAGGATGGCCCACCCGCAGTTGACGCCCACGGGCAGGTTCAGCGCGTAGAGACCTACATCATGGGCCTGATCCAGCGCCGCTTGCTGACCTCAAGGCAGTGCAAGCCTCGCCCTAGCCTGGGACCCGAAGCTAGGGGCGTGGCGAGGCAGAGCAGCCTGTGCCGCAAGGCACCTCCTTTTGCCGCCGAACACAGCGGGGCGTCTCCCGGCACCGAGAGGCCAGTGTGGGCCTCGTAcagcctggaggaggagaggctcGGAGGCATGTCCCCTGAGGAACAGCTGGCCATGCGCTATCCCAGGCCCACGCTAGCCGGGGTGTACTCCACCTCACCGGACTTCCCGTGTGGCCCgccacagcacagcagcagcGAGGCGGACTCGCCACAGCAGTACTCTCTGCTGCGATCACCCTCCTCAGATGAGCAGCTGGTCAATGCCCAATACATTCCTGCGCAACCGTGCCGAGCACCAGCCAGAGCCAGGATGAACCGCACTCCCGCTGCTCCGAAGGCTGGCCGCCCTGCCTACTCCCCAGAGCGGGTGGCAGCCAAGCCGCGCGCCACACCCAAGAAGTGCCGTTTCACCGAGGAGCGGGCAGCAGCCAAGAAACCTGGCCGCAAGGCCTGCCGCTCGCAGTCGGAGAACAGCCTGCTGAGCCAGAGGGGCGTGCCAGAGCGCAAATACAGCACGGTAGAGAGGGACACAGGACGTGTCGGCCAGCCCAGGGGCCGACGTGCCCAGGGCAGCTTGGGCCACCGCCGCTGGCGTTCCACACTGGAGCTGAGCCAGGACGAGGCAGAGCCTCCACCTGAGCAGGCCATCAGACGCTCCCGCAGGTCCCGCCCTGCCCCTTCTCCCTACGTCTACAACCAAGTTCCACATCACCTCCACCATCCGCATCAGCTTCACCAACCTCACCTCCACTCCGAATGCATGCCGCACACCTCGCCGTGTCGGCAGGATGGCGGCTACAAGCATGTTGTCTCTGGGGACTGGGAGTCCAGCCTGAGCGAGGGCGAGTCCCCAGGCTCCAGCTCCATGACCAGCGACTCCGATGAGAGCGGCGGGCTGGTCTGGCCCCAGCAGCTTGCGCCCCAGCTGGCTCCGCCTGGAGCCCCACTGCAGTCCAAAGCCTTAGTCAAGATCAAAGCCTCTCACGCTCTCAAGAAGAAGATCTTGCGCTTTCGGACCGGATCGCTTAAAGTCATGACCACCGTCTGA
- the dact3a gene encoding dapper homolog 3 isoform X2: protein MLKQRHECLVRSALTLGDTVSGRAAWGVLRPPHAFADSPNRTQYISGLGGQQGLMADLQQQVGELRVDTESSCVKHPNDAGYSGPNSGFHEQSERQSPLDSGELSPRTMFPMQLPSTSERPKTAGDVLVTSLDGLQDGGGRCLVPRSLSSPQTPLTGATEKVVEGEVWLWPAGYEAGEDGPPAVDAHGQVQRVETYIMGLIQRRLLTSRQCKPRPSLGPEARGVARQSSLCRKAPPFAAEHSGASPGTERPVWASYSLEEERLGGMSPEEQLAMRYPRPTLAGVYSTSPDFPCGPPQHSSSEADSPQQYSLLRSPSSDEQLVNAQYIPAQPCRAPARARMNRTPAAPKAGRPAYSPERVAAKPRATPKKCRFTEERAAAKKPGRKACRSQSENSLLSQRGVPERKYSTVERDTGRVGQPRGRRAQGSLGHRRWRSTLELSQDEAEPPPEQAIRRSRRSRPAPSPYVYNQVPHHLHHPHQLHQPHLHSECMPHTSPCRQDGGYKHVVSGDWESSLSEGESPGSSSMTSDSDESGGLVWPQQLAPQLAPPGAPLQSKALVKIKASHALKKKILRFRTGSLKVMTTV from the exons ATGCTAAAACAACGGCATGAATGCCTGGTTCGAAGTGCCCTGACCCTCGGAGACACCGTCTCTGGCCGAGCGGCTTGGGGTGTGCTTCGGCCACCGCACGCTTTCGCCGATTCTCCAAATCGAACGCAGTACATCTCGGGTTTGGGAGGGCAACAG ggattAATGGCAGACCTTCAGCAGCAGGTGGGAGAACTGAGGGTTGATACAGAGAGCAGCTGTGTGAAACACCCTAATGATGCAGGATACAGTGGACCAAACTCAG GTTTTCATGAGCAGAGTGAGCGTCAGTCTCCTCTGGACTCAGGAGAGCTCTCTCCCAGGACCATGTTTCCCATGCAACTGCCCAGTACCAGTGAGAGACCCAAGACTGCTG GGGACGTGCTTGTGACCAGTCTTGATGGGCTGCAGGACGGTGGGGGGCGCTGTCTGGTTCCCAGGTCTCTCTCATCACCTCAGACACCCCTGACAGGTGCCACAGAGAAAGTAGTGGAGGGAGAGGTGTGGTTGTGGCCAGCAGGTTATGAAGCTGGGGAGGATGGCCCACCCGCAGTTGACGCCCACGGGCAGGTTCAGCGCGTAGAGACCTACATCATGGGCCTGATCCAGCGCCGCTTGCTGACCTCAAGGCAGTGCAAGCCTCGCCCTAGCCTGGGACCCGAAGCTAGGGGCGTGGCGAGGCAGAGCAGCCTGTGCCGCAAGGCACCTCCTTTTGCCGCCGAACACAGCGGGGCGTCTCCCGGCACCGAGAGGCCAGTGTGGGCCTCGTAcagcctggaggaggagaggctcGGAGGCATGTCCCCTGAGGAACAGCTGGCCATGCGCTATCCCAGGCCCACGCTAGCCGGGGTGTACTCCACCTCACCGGACTTCCCGTGTGGCCCgccacagcacagcagcagcGAGGCGGACTCGCCACAGCAGTACTCTCTGCTGCGATCACCCTCCTCAGATGAGCAGCTGGTCAATGCCCAATACATTCCTGCGCAACCGTGCCGAGCACCAGCCAGAGCCAGGATGAACCGCACTCCCGCTGCTCCGAAGGCTGGCCGCCCTGCCTACTCCCCAGAGCGGGTGGCAGCCAAGCCGCGCGCCACACCCAAGAAGTGCCGTTTCACCGAGGAGCGGGCAGCAGCCAAGAAACCTGGCCGCAAGGCCTGCCGCTCGCAGTCGGAGAACAGCCTGCTGAGCCAGAGGGGCGTGCCAGAGCGCAAATACAGCACGGTAGAGAGGGACACAGGACGTGTCGGCCAGCCCAGGGGCCGACGTGCCCAGGGCAGCTTGGGCCACCGCCGCTGGCGTTCCACACTGGAGCTGAGCCAGGACGAGGCAGAGCCTCCACCTGAGCAGGCCATCAGACGCTCCCGCAGGTCCCGCCCTGCCCCTTCTCCCTACGTCTACAACCAAGTTCCACATCACCTCCACCATCCGCATCAGCTTCACCAACCTCACCTCCACTCCGAATGCATGCCGCACACCTCGCCGTGTCGGCAGGATGGCGGCTACAAGCATGTTGTCTCTGGGGACTGGGAGTCCAGCCTGAGCGAGGGCGAGTCCCCAGGCTCCAGCTCCATGACCAGCGACTCCGATGAGAGCGGCGGGCTGGTCTGGCCCCAGCAGCTTGCGCCCCAGCTGGCTCCGCCTGGAGCCCCACTGCAGTCCAAAGCCTTAGTCAAGATCAAAGCCTCTCACGCTCTCAAGAAGAAGATCTTGCGCTTTCGGACCGGATCGCTTAAAGTCATGACCACCGTCTGA
- the hint1 gene encoding histidine triad nucleotide-binding protein 1 — MADEVAKAQSAQPGGDTIFGKIIRKEIPAKIIYEDDQCIAFHDVAPQAPTHFLVVPKKPITQISKVEDGDKELLGHLMIVASKCAQQVGLPNGYRLLINEGPDGGQTVYHLHVHVLGGRQMGWPPG, encoded by the exons ATGGCTGACGAAGTAGCCAAGGCGCAATCTGCACAACCTGGAGGAGATACAATTTTCGGTAAAATAATTAGGAAAGAGATTCCTGCTAAAATAATATACGAAGACGATCAg TGCATAGCCTTCCATGATGTGGCTCCACAGGCTCCTACTCATTTTTTGGTAGtcccaaaaaaacccatcacACAAATATCAAAAGTTGAGGACGGTGACAAAGAG cttcTTGGGCATTTGATGATTGTTGCCAGTAAGTGTGCACAGCAAGTGGGATTACCCAATGGCTACCGACTGTTGATTAATGAGGGTCCTGATGGGGGTCAGACGGTTTACCACCTCCACGTTCATGTTCTGGGCGGCCGTCAGATGGGCTGGCCCCCAGGCTAA